The sequence TGCAAATTTAATAAAAACATATAAAATAAAGAGAATAAGAGAAAAATAGAGATTAAAACAAAAAAAACTTGTAATAATTTATATTTCACCTTATAATATATTCCCGAGCTTATTATTGGGCATATACATATTATAGTTTTAAGGGAGATTTTTATGGGCGAAGATAATAAAAACAAAACTGATCTTTTGGAAAGTTTTAATATAATTTCTTCAGGGTCTCTTAGTGAAGATATTCAGAAAATGGATATGAAGTTGAGTACTCTTCCTGATATAGAAGTCAGAGAAGTTGTAATAAAAGAGACAGGAAACTTTCTTAATCTTCAGGGAAATATAATAAATATTCCAATAGAAATGATAGTATTTCCTTTTTTCACTCCTCAAAAACAGAATAAAAGAATTAACTTTCAGTATTCTTTTGAAGATCTAGGAGTGACTATGTATTGTACTCTTGTAGCAAAAGATAATAACGATAAAGTATATCAGCCTTCTATTTTTGAAGAAAAAATTTATAATTATCTTATTTCTATGTATGAAGCAAAGAAAGAAGCAGATATTGATGAAGAAGACGAGTATATTGAATTTGAGATATCTGACTTTATAGTAAATTTCCTTGGAAATAAAATGAATAGGGCTTATTATACAAAAGTTGAGCAGGCACTTAAAAACTTAAAGAGCACAGAGTATCAATTCATAGTTTCAAATCATACAAAATTTGGAAAATATAAATTTGAAGATGAAGAATTTAAACTTTTAACTTATCAAAAACTAAAAAAAGGAAAAAAAGTTTATTACCGTGTGATTCTTAATAAAAACATAAGAAAAAAAATTAAAGATAAAAGGTATATTAAATATAATTCCAGAGCTCTTATGGAAATTTTAACAAAAGATCCCATAGCAGGAAGAATATATAAATATATAAGCAAAATAAGATATGAAACCATGGAAGGAAAAATAAATCTGCGTACTCTTGCAGCTATTATCCCTCTAAAAATGGAGCAAGAAACAGAAAGACCAAATAAAAACGGGCAGATGAAAACATATATTTTAAGCCGTGCAAAACAAGTTTTAAAAAGGGTTCTTAAAGCATATGAGGTTCTTCAAGAATTGGGATATATAAAAGAATTTTCTTATGAAGAAGAAAAAAAAGAAAATACTTATTATATAAATTATAGTTTTAATCCTGAAAAAGATGGAGAATGCCATGTTTCAA is a genomic window of Fusobacterium perfoetens containing:
- a CDS encoding chromosomal replication initiator DnaA; amino-acid sequence: MGEDNKNKTDLLESFNIISSGSLSEDIQKMDMKLSTLPDIEVREVVIKETGNFLNLQGNIINIPIEMIVFPFFTPQKQNKRINFQYSFEDLGVTMYCTLVAKDNNDKVYQPSIFEEKIYNYLISMYEAKKEADIDEEDEYIEFEISDFIVNFLGNKMNRAYYTKVEQALKNLKSTEYQFIVSNHTKFGKYKFEDEEFKLLTYQKLKKGKKVYYRVILNKNIRKKIKDKRYIKYNSRALMEILTKDPIAGRIYKYISKIRYETMEGKINLRTLAAIIPLKMEQETERPNKNGQMKTYILSRAKQVLKRVLKAYEVLQELGYIKEFSYEEEKKENTYYINYSFNPEKDGECHVSTFIENKSKNSISKKSILAKEKEVIIEEDDSKYSEFDYEAMEEAEVIEVKDTIVSKEEKTNKIVRKSVSRTKKVETYEDLPENIVALIHKAKRNIYISRSWDKRTDTKIRKIYNEDGEEIAVEVLKIIYKNLNKSIKTTLVQYINGVLKNLYKSDTPKQNLQLFNNDVKEKTIISKRKIKQARKGIKAKTLTNAIRDLKDEVGIPRDILIEFEKLDDYEKLKVEEKALKLCSEEAKVSETFLLTMKEKSKVLYLNTIKKYIEKVLDENY